The sequence GAGCCGTCGGAGCCGAAGTGCCAAGGCCGGTTTTGCACCGACATATCGCGCGAGTGGGTCGCGGCGGCGGCGGTCAGCTCAGCGTTCAGCTGAACTGCTTGCGCACCTGCGGCCTGGCGCAGCGCATTGACGGAATCTAGCATCCGGATCTGGACCTTGTCCGCATTGCGGATGCGGTAGGTGCTGCTGGAGTCGGTTGCAGGCGTGCAAGCGGCCGCAACAGTCAGAATGGCCGCAGCCATAAGCAGAAAAACGCGATTCATAATTCTCTCATGCTCCGTCAGTTGCTTTTGCACTTATCCTTCCTGTGGCCGGGAGGCAAACGGGGTGGCAGAAATATGCGGACCGGGGTGACGGATTGGTTTGCGACTGCGGCTTTCCGGCCATAAAATGCTAAAATCCTGTATCCCGATTGCGCAAGTTGGAATGAACCATGTCCCGTATCCCATTTAAGACCTTCAGCAGGCGGCACTTTCTTGCCGGCGGCGCCGCCCTGATTTCCTCCTCCGCGCTGGCGCAGGAAGATTCCGGAAACTCTCAGCAGGCTTTCGACCCGCTGCGGCCGCCGCCGGAGCCGGAACCGCCGGTCCAGCGCAATATCTCTGCTTTCCGGGCTAAGACGTGGCGGCCGTATTTCGACAATTTGCGCAACGGCGCGATTCTTGTCGATATCGACAGCCGGGCGCTGCACTACTGGTCTGCGGATGGAACCACGTACAAGCTTTTTCCCTCCTCGGTGCCGCTGTCTGACGATCTGACACGCCGCGGCCGCACCAAGGTGGTGCGCAAGGTGGAAGGGCCCAGCTGGTCGCCGACGCCGAACATGCTCAAACGCAATCCGGAATGGCCCGCATACGTGCCGCCGGGACCGGACAACCCGCTTGGCACCCATGCGCTGTACCTCAGCTGGAAGTATTACCGGATCCACGGAACCCATGACACGCGCAAAATCGGACGTAAATCGTCCAATGGCTGCATCGGGCTTTACAATGAACACATCGCCGAACTGTTCAGCTTCGCCAAAGTGGGCACACAGGTGTTGCTAATTTGACGCCACGGGAACAAGCGCTAGCCTGTTAACTATAACAAGCATTTGCAATCGCGCGATTTTGCTGGTTAGAAAAAAATACGAGGTATGTCTTGGGTGCGCGGTTCAGCTTTATGGCCCGCGCAAATTCTGGAGGTTAACATGAAAAAACTCGTTATCGCTGCTGCGCTGACCGCTGCTGCTTCGACCGCAACTGCAGGCAACCTGTCCGAGCCGGTTGTAGAACCGCCGGTCATCGTTGAAGAAGCACAGGGCTCTTCCAGCGGCATCCTGCTGCCGCTGCTGCTGCTGGTTCTGGTTGGCGCAGCTGTTGCATCGAACTAATTTCGGTACACGGTTACAGAGAAGGCGGTGGTTCTCCACCGCCTTTTTTGTTGCCTGCACACCTCTGCGATGAGGGCAGTCAGACTGACTCCACCTCGCTCAGGATCTTGTCCAGAACACTGGTGATCATGTTTGCGTCCTCCGAATCTATTGTCAGGGGCGGGCGGATTTTCAGGATATTGTCCTTGGGACCTTCGCTGCCGATCAGGATCCGGTGA is a genomic window of Leisingera caerulea DSM 24564 containing:
- the dalA gene encoding divisome-associated lipoprotein DalA; its protein translation is MNRVFLLMAAAILTVAAACTPATDSSSTYRIRNADKVQIRMLDSVNALRQAAGAQAVQLNAELTAAAATHSRDMSVQNRPWHFGSDGSSPLDRVTRAGYTGTLLGENISETYENEQQTLTAWLERPATRAVILDPKAANMGFSWFQEPNGKIWWTLVMGS
- a CDS encoding L,D-transpeptidase; its protein translation is MSRIPFKTFSRRHFLAGGAALISSSALAQEDSGNSQQAFDPLRPPPEPEPPVQRNISAFRAKTWRPYFDNLRNGAILVDIDSRALHYWSADGTTYKLFPSSVPLSDDLTRRGRTKVVRKVEGPSWSPTPNMLKRNPEWPAYVPPGPDNPLGTHALYLSWKYYRIHGTHDTRKIGRKSSNGCIGLYNEHIAELFSFAKVGTQVLLI